The Hymenobacter baengnokdamensis genome includes a region encoding these proteins:
- a CDS encoding DUF7009 family protein, giving the protein MKLRLEENSLRLRLSDAEVQQFAQAGRVAYTIVFGAGPGQTLVYALEALPASAEANAVGVRYEAGNLVVEVPAAEALAWTSTEKNGFSAQVRVAENRELRIMVEKDLDCRH; this is encoded by the coding sequence ATGAAGCTAAGACTTGAAGAAAATTCGCTACGCCTGCGTCTGTCCGATGCCGAGGTGCAGCAGTTTGCCCAGGCCGGGCGCGTGGCGTATACCATCGTATTTGGGGCCGGCCCTGGCCAGACGCTGGTATACGCCCTGGAAGCACTGCCTGCCTCGGCCGAGGCCAACGCAGTGGGGGTGCGCTATGAAGCTGGAAACCTGGTGGTAGAAGTGCCCGCCGCTGAAGCACTGGCTTGGACAAGCACCGAAAAAAATGGTTTTTCGGCCCAGGTAAGGGTAGCTGAAAACCGTGAGCTACGTATCATGGTTGAAAAAGACCTTGATTGCCGCCACTAA